A window from Kovacikia minuta CCNUW1 encodes these proteins:
- the rimJ gene encoding ribosomal protein S5-alanine N-acetyltransferase: protein MLYLSTPQLSTPRLMVRMANGRDASPIAHYYVENRTFLIPFEPIRPKEFFTEEFWRSQVERNLLEFDQQLSLRLFIFERDFPKVVIGIINFTQFSREPFHACVVGYSLAQDKQGKGFMQEALNAAIRYVFDILNYHRIMANYMPRNQRSGNLLKKLGFVVEGYARDYLQINGKWEDHILTSLLNPRWKEN from the coding sequence ATGTTGTATTTATCCACTCCCCAATTGTCTACTCCCAGACTAATGGTACGCATGGCAAATGGTCGAGATGCCTCCCCAATTGCCCACTATTATGTTGAGAACCGTACCTTTTTAATACCCTTTGAACCGATCCGACCTAAGGAATTTTTTACTGAGGAGTTTTGGCGATCGCAGGTGGAACGAAACCTGCTTGAATTTGACCAGCAATTATCCTTGAGACTCTTCATTTTTGAACGGGATTTCCCCAAAGTAGTGATTGGAATTATCAATTTCACCCAATTCTCCAGGGAGCCTTTTCATGCCTGTGTGGTTGGCTACAGCCTTGCCCAGGATAAACAGGGAAAAGGTTTTATGCAGGAAGCTTTGAATGCAGCAATTCGCTATGTATTTGATATTTTGAACTATCACCGCATCATGGCGAACTATATGCCACGCAATCAGCGGAGTGGTAATTTATTGAAAAAATTAGGTTTTGTTGTAGAAGGTTATGCCAGAGACTATTTACAAATTAATGGCAAATGGGAAGACCACATTCTGACCAGTTTGCTCAACCCCCGTTGGAAAGAAAATTGA
- a CDS encoding slr1659 superfamily regulator codes for MEIKTKDYQIQYDPATTTVTCLGLLRLSGLEEYAPIVKLLDEVAVQAPPKMVLNLRELQFLNSSGIIMLSRFILKVRDHENTHLVVQGSKDILWQKKSLKNLRRLMPNLQLEFE; via the coding sequence ATGGAGATTAAGACCAAAGACTATCAGATTCAATATGACCCGGCTACCACAACGGTTACTTGTTTAGGTCTGTTGCGACTAAGCGGCTTAGAAGAGTACGCCCCAATTGTGAAATTGCTCGATGAAGTTGCAGTTCAAGCACCTCCAAAGATGGTCTTGAACCTGCGAGAACTTCAGTTTCTGAATAGTTCGGGAATTATTATGCTATCCAGGTTTATCCTCAAGGTGCGCGACCATGAAAATACTCACCTTGTAGTGCAGGGTTCAAAGGATATCCTTTGGCAAAAAAAATCACTAAAAAACCTCCGGCGACTCATGCCAAACCTGCAATTGGAATTTGAGTAG
- a CDS encoding DUF6272 family protein has protein sequence MPQVFGEFIDNLPKSQEYLLLGFSPSSVPLQKRWRNNGLSADFLADYLVTFFPGSEDDSITQQQAEVKSAVNYVANELLENAMKFNDESSQFGISIQLQLHPDRIVFIVTNSVTPEAIAPFQATIQTLITADLDELYIQQLERNAVNDTLNHSGLGLLTMMNDYQAKIGWKFETISQEPACTLITTMVQLAL, from the coding sequence ATGCCTCAAGTATTTGGAGAGTTCATTGACAATCTGCCCAAAAGCCAGGAGTATCTGCTGCTAGGATTTTCTCCAAGTTCAGTTCCTCTACAGAAACGCTGGCGCAATAATGGTCTGTCAGCGGATTTTTTGGCTGACTATCTGGTGACATTTTTCCCTGGTTCTGAAGATGACTCCATCACTCAACAGCAGGCAGAAGTGAAAAGTGCAGTTAACTATGTTGCCAATGAATTACTGGAAAATGCAATGAAGTTTAACGATGAGTCTTCACAGTTTGGTATCAGTATTCAGTTGCAGTTGCATCCCGATCGGATCGTATTCATCGTCACTAATAGCGTCACACCTGAGGCGATCGCGCCTTTTCAGGCAACCATTCAAACCTTAATCACCGCCGATCTCGACGAATTATACATTCAACAACTAGAAAGAAATGCGGTAAACGATACCCTCAACCACTCCGGTCTGGGCTTGCTAACCATGATGAACGATTATCAGGCAAAGATTGGCTGGAAGTTTGAAACCATTTCCCAGGAACCAGCCTGCACCCTTATCACAACGATGGTGCAACTTGCCCTTTAA
- a CDS encoding protein adenylyltransferase SelO, with translation MINSMLANPLLSLDYEPALELLGDDYYDRVAAAQFPAHILRFRNDELLPLLDLDPKTVSDADFIEAFGKFQGIRPFLALRYHGYQFGEYNPALGDGRGFLYGQVRGVDGELYDFGTKGSGTTPYSRGGDGRLTLKGGVREVIAAEALHRLGVRTSRCLSLVETGESLWRGDEPSPTRSSVMVRFSRSHIRFGTFERLHYFKRKDLIATLLDHVIESYYPHLANQSDRYVLFYAELVRRVAELVAQWMSAGFCHAVLNTDNMSITGESFDYGPYAFIPAYNLRFTAAYFDYSGLYSYGNQPTICRQNLEMLQRPLELVLSSRDLESGLSPFWDYYQTAYRQRMLGKLGFDEIEIPAANELLNLTIQILQETEISYHGFFAELAQQFDHTWREDVGNIFSQATTSDDALVTLWNQWKVLYFNLLLSLPEEEMEQIQARLYQHNPATVPVRPLIEAAWKSIAEEDNWSDFYTLIDQIRARYGSPKSSMSET, from the coding sequence ATGATTAACTCAATGCTCGCTAATCCCTTACTGTCGCTTGACTACGAACCCGCTCTGGAACTTCTTGGCGATGACTATTACGATCGTGTTGCTGCCGCTCAGTTTCCCGCGCATATCCTGCGGTTCCGTAACGATGAGTTGCTACCCCTCCTGGACCTTGATCCCAAAACCGTCAGTGATGCGGATTTTATTGAAGCCTTTGGCAAGTTCCAGGGTATCCGTCCCTTTTTGGCACTGCGTTACCACGGTTACCAGTTTGGCGAATATAACCCTGCTCTGGGAGATGGGCGGGGGTTTCTCTATGGTCAGGTGCGCGGGGTTGATGGGGAACTTTACGACTTTGGTACCAAGGGATCGGGCACAACCCCCTACTCTAGAGGCGGCGACGGCAGGTTGACGTTGAAAGGGGGGGTGCGGGAAGTCATTGCGGCAGAGGCTCTGCACCGATTGGGTGTACGCACGTCCCGCTGTCTCAGCCTGGTTGAAACGGGAGAATCTCTCTGGCGGGGAGACGAGCCATCCCCGACGCGATCGTCCGTTATGGTTCGTTTCAGTCGTTCTCACATTCGGTTTGGCACCTTTGAACGGTTGCACTACTTCAAGCGCAAAGATTTGATTGCAACATTACTGGATCATGTAATCGAATCCTATTACCCCCATCTGGCGAATCAAAGCGATCGCTACGTCCTCTTCTACGCTGAACTGGTGCGACGAGTCGCCGAACTGGTTGCCCAATGGATGTCAGCGGGCTTTTGCCATGCGGTGCTAAATACGGACAACATGTCGATTACGGGAGAAAGTTTTGACTATGGTCCCTACGCCTTCATTCCGGCATACAATCTCCGCTTTACCGCTGCTTATTTTGATTATTCCGGGCTTTATTCCTATGGCAACCAACCCACTATTTGCCGTCAAAACTTAGAAATGCTGCAACGCCCATTAGAACTGGTTCTTTCATCCCGTGATTTGGAATCAGGTTTGTCCCCCTTTTGGGATTACTACCAGACAGCCTATCGACAACGGATGCTGGGTAAATTAGGATTTGATGAAATTGAAATACCCGCGGCAAATGAGTTGTTAAATCTCACGATTCAGATTCTTCAAGAAACAGAAATTAGCTATCACGGTTTCTTTGCTGAGTTGGCGCAACAATTTGATCATACCTGGCGAGAAGATGTCGGCAATATTTTCAGTCAAGCAACAACATCGGACGATGCATTGGTCACTCTTTGGAACCAGTGGAAAGTCCTTTATTTCAATCTTTTGTTAAGTTTGCCTGAGGAAGAAATGGAACAGATTCAAGCCCGTCTTTATCAGCATAATCCGGCAACTGTTCCAGTTCGCCCCCTGATTGAAGCAGCTTGGAAATCAATCGCTGAGGAAGATAATTGGTCAGATTTTTATACTTTAATCGATCAAATTCGAGCCAGGTATGGTAGTCCCAAATCAAGTATGAGCGAGACTTAA